From the Leptospira perdikensis genome, the window TGTGGAACTAACAGACAACACTATGGTATTTTATACCGATGATGGAAGAAACTATCCATTTGGTGAGTTTGAAATTTATGAAACTGATGACGGTGGTCTCATTGGTCTTCGAACAGCAGAAGAAAGAATCAAATATAGATTCACTTGGAATGCAGCCAAAGAACTTTCGGATCATTTAGAAGAGGAAGGTGGTATCACCTATTTGGAATGGAACGGAGTGAAAATGGAAGTTCCCAAATATACTGGGGAGATTTTGGTTCCTCTCCCCGAAGACTATACTTAATTCGAAGGAGCCTCTTCGTCGGATTTTAATTCCCTCCAAAGGTCATTGGCCTCTGAAAAATCTTTTTTTAGAGTCAAAGCTTTGTGAAGGTATTGTAAGGATCTTTCTGGGCGATTCCATAACTTGTAAAGCGTTGCTAAATTAAAATAAGAAATATGTGGAGCATCGTTCCGTTCGCAACGAATGGATTTTTTAAGCCAATAAACAGCTTCTTTATCATTACCCATACGTAGTAATAACACACCAATTTCATTACAGGGGTTCCCGTATTCATGGTTTAGACTCACTGCTTTATAATAGGAAGCAAGGGCATCCGTCCATTGGCCAAGGGCATTTTGAACCAAACCTAAATAAAAGTAGGCCTCTTCTGATTCTTCCAATTCTAAACTGGAACGAAGTTGGAATTCGGCTCGGTCTAAATCACCGACCTTAAAATGATCTTTTGCTAAATCTAATGAAAGTTGGAAAGAACTAGAAGACAATGAGATACTCGCCTGTTTTCTTTCATTTTCGGAAGACTTAAAAATCTCAGTAAAACTATTTTTATTTTTTCAAAGACAAAA encodes:
- a CDS encoding tetratricopeptide repeat protein, encoding MSSSSFQLSLDLAKDHFKVGDLDRAEFQLRSSLELEESEEAYFYLGLVQNALGQWTDALASYYKAVSLNHEYGNPCNEIGVLLLRMGNDKEAVYWLKKSIRCERNDAPHISYFNLATLYKLWNRPERSLQYLHKALTLKKDFSEANDLWRELKSDEEAPSN